From Paraburkholderia sabiae, a single genomic window includes:
- a CDS encoding DUF3828 domain-containing protein, translating to MPFALALAVITSIFCHSNAFAQAHDATSDVKAFYSWYIGKQSGAAFPLLDKAIYGYVNKQTVDRLRTAYRHNRLPGGSDYFTKVQDYDERDWLSNIVATNPVSLGDVTIVPVTFGSKDKINVIVFLRKQGDAWKIVKVDDTRDFE from the coding sequence ATGCCCTTTGCGCTGGCCCTCGCAGTCATAACCAGCATCTTTTGTCATTCCAACGCGTTCGCCCAGGCCCACGACGCGACATCGGACGTAAAAGCTTTCTATTCGTGGTACATCGGAAAGCAGTCCGGTGCAGCGTTCCCGCTACTCGACAAGGCCATTTACGGCTACGTGAACAAGCAAACGGTAGATCGCCTGAGAACTGCATATCGCCACAATCGGCTACCGGGTGGCAGCGACTACTTCACCAAGGTTCAGGACTACGACGAACGTGACTGGCTGTCGAATATCGTTGCCACGAATCCCGTTTCCCTGGGTGACGTGACGATCGTTCCTGTTACGTTCGGATCAAAGGACAAGATCAATGTGATCGTCTTCCTGCGCAAGCAGGGCGACGCATGGAAGATCGTGAAGGTCGACGATACGCGCGATTTTGAATAA
- a CDS encoding CHAP domain-containing protein, protein MPFDKLAATHYADSHAHRHSTGNCARYVRTAIARGGVTLTTTHSAKDYGPILQAAGFAQATGIAQRGDVAVIQSIPGHPDGHMAIYDGTRWISDFRQHGGADGFYPGPAYRTQRPSYRIYRHP, encoded by the coding sequence ATGCCATTTGATAAGCTGGCCGCCACGCATTACGCCGACAGTCATGCGCACCGACACAGTACCGGGAACTGCGCACGGTACGTGCGCACGGCGATTGCGCGCGGTGGTGTTACCCTCACGACCACCCATTCGGCAAAGGATTATGGACCGATCCTCCAGGCAGCGGGATTCGCTCAGGCAACCGGCATTGCTCAACGAGGTGATGTTGCGGTTATCCAGTCGATTCCGGGGCATCCTGATGGACACATGGCGATTTACGATGGAACTCGCTGGATTTCTGACTTCAGGCAGCATGGCGGCGCGGACGGCTTTTATCCAGGCCCGGCCTACCGGACCCAGCGACCGTCGTACCGTATCTATCGGCACCCGTGA
- a CDS encoding energy transducer TonB: MTRTIRILALAIAATTLNGAHAQASPRAVFAGFSSYAARNSFANEIRRLVRGNLVWSGPFDKSISTVIEVQCATDGKLLSATIYRASGNPAWDSAAVQRSDPMPSDVNGNTPTHFKITVLQK; this comes from the coding sequence ATGACACGCACCATTAGAATTCTGGCGCTCGCAATAGCAGCGACTACGCTCAATGGAGCGCACGCGCAGGCATCGCCGCGAGCTGTGTTCGCCGGCTTTAGTTCCTATGCTGCGCGGAATTCGTTCGCGAATGAAATTCGACGCCTGGTGCGCGGCAACCTCGTCTGGTCGGGACCTTTTGATAAGTCGATCTCTACGGTAATCGAAGTGCAATGCGCGACGGATGGCAAGCTGCTGTCAGCAACCATCTACCGTGCAAGTGGTAATCCCGCGTGGGATAGCGCTGCGGTCCAACGCTCGGACCCGATGCCGTCCGACGTCAATGGCAATACGCCAACGCATTTCAAGATTACGGTGCTGCAGAAATAG
- a CDS encoding quinone oxidoreductase family protein yields MKTIVMDGPGGPEVLRLVERDEPVAGPGEVLVEVDAAGVNFMDIGVRRGGIWSTMPNPKTLGVEGAGRVLSVGENVTDIRPGQRVAWVYAPGSYAQRIAIPAASLVPVPDAIDHTTAAAVMMQGLTASHFATDFYPVRQGDIALVHAAAGGLGLLLTQIIRLRGGMVIGRVSHEGKIEAARQAGADHVIVDSEGRFADEVMRLTDGEGVHVVYDGSGPATFQGSLASLRRSGTFCWYGPVLGDAGPIHIMSLPKSIKIGYATFADHIHTTALLRAKAKQLFDWIVAGVLDVRIGGVYPLADAARAHADMESRKTTGKLLLVP; encoded by the coding sequence ATGAAGACGATCGTGATGGACGGCCCGGGCGGGCCGGAAGTGCTGCGCCTCGTCGAACGCGACGAGCCCGTGGCAGGACCGGGCGAAGTGCTCGTCGAAGTGGATGCGGCGGGCGTCAACTTCATGGATATCGGCGTGCGACGCGGCGGCATCTGGTCGACGATGCCGAATCCGAAGACGCTCGGTGTCGAAGGCGCGGGCCGCGTGCTGAGCGTCGGCGAGAACGTGACGGATATCCGGCCGGGACAACGTGTGGCATGGGTCTACGCGCCGGGCAGCTACGCGCAGCGCATCGCGATTCCCGCTGCGTCGCTCGTGCCCGTTCCCGACGCGATCGATCACACCACCGCCGCAGCCGTGATGATGCAAGGCCTCACGGCGAGCCACTTCGCCACCGACTTCTATCCCGTGCGGCAAGGCGATATCGCGCTGGTGCATGCGGCGGCGGGCGGACTCGGCTTGCTGCTGACGCAGATCATCCGGCTGCGCGGCGGCATGGTGATCGGCCGCGTGTCGCATGAGGGCAAGATCGAAGCCGCGCGGCAAGCGGGCGCGGATCATGTGATCGTCGACAGCGAAGGACGTTTCGCCGATGAAGTGATGCGTCTCACCGACGGCGAAGGCGTGCATGTCGTGTACGACGGCTCGGGACCGGCGACGTTTCAGGGCTCGCTCGCGTCGCTGCGCCGCTCGGGCACGTTCTGCTGGTACGGACCTGTGCTCGGCGATGCGGGGCCGATCCACATCATGAGCCTGCCGAAGAGCATCAAGATCGGCTACGCGACCTTTGCGGATCACATTCACACGACAGCGCTACTGCGCGCGAAGGCGAAGCAACTGTTCGACTGGATCGTCGCGGGCGTGCTGGATGTGAGGATCGGCGGTGTGTATCCGCTTGCGGATGCGGCGCGGGCGCATGCGGATATGGAGAGTCGGAAGACGACGGGGAAGCTGTTGCTGGTGCCATAG
- a CDS encoding alpha/beta fold hydrolase, whose product MTRTIRTYLAFAMMLCGLFAIQTSQAASQADLKGTNVVLVHGAFADGSSWNRVIPLLEAHGLHVVAVQNPLSSLADDVAATKRVIDQQKGPVVLVGHSWGGVVISQAGNDDKVKSLVYVAAFAPDADQSIASITQGMQAPAWANELQKDAAGYLTLSDKAVRDDFALDLPAGQQRIVAATQGPWFSGCAADKVTQAAWHEKPSYFVIPARDKMIDPHLQEKMATNIHAQVTHVNASHVAMLSQPEAVANAIIAAARNAH is encoded by the coding sequence ATGACAAGAACCATCCGGACTTACCTCGCGTTCGCCATGATGTTGTGCGGACTCTTCGCGATCCAGACTTCGCAAGCGGCATCGCAAGCCGATCTCAAAGGCACCAACGTCGTGCTCGTGCATGGCGCATTCGCGGACGGCTCCAGCTGGAATCGCGTGATTCCGCTGCTCGAAGCGCATGGCCTGCATGTCGTCGCCGTGCAGAATCCGCTTAGCTCGCTCGCCGACGATGTCGCGGCAACGAAGCGCGTGATCGATCAGCAGAAAGGACCTGTCGTGCTGGTCGGCCATTCGTGGGGCGGCGTCGTGATCAGCCAGGCGGGCAACGACGACAAGGTCAAATCGCTCGTGTACGTCGCTGCGTTTGCGCCGGATGCGGATCAGTCGATAGCCTCCATCACGCAAGGCATGCAGGCGCCCGCATGGGCCAACGAGTTGCAGAAAGATGCAGCCGGCTATCTGACGCTGTCGGACAAGGCCGTGCGCGACGACTTCGCGCTCGATCTGCCCGCCGGCCAGCAACGCATCGTCGCCGCGACGCAAGGACCGTGGTTCTCCGGTTGCGCCGCCGACAAGGTGACGCAGGCCGCATGGCACGAGAAGCCGTCGTACTTCGTGATTCCGGCACGCGACAAGATGATCGATCCGCATCTGCAGGAAAAGATGGCGACGAACATCCACGCGCAGGTGACGCATGTGAACGCGAGCCACGTCGCGATGCTCAGCCAGCCCGAAGCCGTCGCCAACGCGATCATCGCCGCGGCCCGCAACGCGCACTGA
- a CDS encoding DUF4148 domain-containing protein has protein sequence MKFVQSLVVAALLAAPALSFAQSNQPVTRAQVRAELVQLQQAGYNPASDNTQYPKNIEAALSRIQAQQGAAYGGVAAGQSNSGARRDTAQTPAPQQQDVLGLEPIYAHS, from the coding sequence ATGAAATTCGTTCAATCGCTCGTCGTCGCTGCATTGCTCGCCGCTCCCGCTTTGTCGTTCGCACAGTCGAACCAGCCCGTGACCCGCGCGCAGGTTCGCGCCGAACTGGTTCAACTGCAACAGGCCGGCTACAACCCCGCCAGCGACAACACGCAATACCCGAAGAACATCGAAGCTGCGCTGTCGCGCATCCAGGCTCAGCAAGGCGCGGCATACGGCGGCGTTGCGGCAGGCCAGTCGAACTCGGGCGCGCGTCGCGATACCGCGCAAACGCCTGCGCCGCAGCAACAGGATGTGCTCGGTCTCGAACCGATCTACGCGCACTCGTGA
- a CDS encoding cytochrome c biogenesis protein DipZ — translation MLLIVIAFLGGVLTILSPCILPVVPFVFARSDRPFVTDRLPLLIGLAVTFSVVTGVGIAGLAGAAQLSHYGRWVSLALFAVFGLSLLFPALWTRVSQPFFSIGNRVEALSHAKGARFQVVSALLLGAATGLLWAPCAGPILGLILTGAALHGASWQTAAALTAYAFGAASSLAVISGLGKQAFDSLKRSLGFGEHVRRVMGAVVLLSVVGIGFGFDTRALAHVPSTSTTGVESRLVGLLSTSHSSNHDDRPHLQRVSLQTPSKLPVEGKLPSLDGAESWINSTPLTADALRGKVTVVNFWTYSCINCLRTLPYLKTWSDRYGKDGLTVVGVHTPEFAFEHDPSNVKRAVADLGIHYPVAIDNGYKIWQAFGNQYWPAFYIVDAQGRIRYHHFGEGGYGEAEKVIQQLLADSGHTMQAGDLPAIHGSGAQAAADTSDVESGETYVGYQQARGFASPQNVRPDDAASYTIPSQLPLNSWAFGGKWIVGGEAAVLDQANGRIAYRFHARDLHLVLGPAANGKPVRFRVTIDGAAPGESHGADVAADGSGVVTSARLYQLVRQHDGVRDRTFTIEFLDPGVQAFSFTFG, via the coding sequence ATGTTACTCATCGTCATCGCGTTTCTCGGCGGGGTGCTCACGATACTGAGCCCCTGCATCCTGCCTGTCGTGCCGTTCGTCTTCGCGCGCTCCGACAGGCCCTTCGTCACGGACCGGCTGCCGCTGCTGATCGGGCTCGCCGTCACGTTCTCGGTCGTTACGGGCGTCGGCATTGCGGGCCTCGCGGGCGCCGCGCAGTTGAGCCACTACGGACGCTGGGTGTCGCTCGCGCTGTTCGCCGTGTTCGGCCTGTCGCTGCTGTTTCCGGCATTGTGGACGCGTGTGTCACAGCCGTTCTTCAGCATCGGCAACCGCGTCGAAGCGTTGTCGCATGCCAAAGGCGCGCGCTTCCAGGTCGTCTCCGCGCTGTTGCTCGGCGCAGCGACGGGCTTGCTGTGGGCGCCCTGCGCCGGCCCGATCCTCGGGTTGATCCTGACGGGCGCCGCGTTGCATGGCGCAAGCTGGCAGACGGCGGCGGCGCTCACCGCCTATGCGTTCGGCGCGGCCAGTTCGCTCGCGGTGATCTCGGGGCTCGGCAAGCAGGCCTTCGACAGTCTCAAGCGTTCGCTCGGGTTCGGCGAGCACGTGCGCCGCGTGATGGGTGCCGTCGTGCTGCTGAGCGTCGTGGGCATCGGCTTCGGCTTCGATACGCGAGCCCTCGCTCACGTGCCGTCGACTTCGACGACGGGTGTCGAAAGCCGCCTGGTCGGTCTGCTTTCCACTAGCCATAGCAGCAACCACGACGATCGTCCGCATCTGCAACGCGTCAGCCTGCAGACGCCGTCGAAGCTGCCCGTCGAAGGCAAGCTGCCCTCGCTCGATGGCGCCGAAAGCTGGATCAACTCGACGCCCCTCACGGCCGATGCGTTGCGCGGCAAGGTCACGGTCGTCAACTTCTGGACGTATTCGTGCATCAACTGTCTGCGCACGCTGCCGTATCTGAAGACCTGGTCGGACCGCTACGGCAAGGACGGTCTCACTGTGGTCGGCGTGCATACGCCGGAGTTCGCGTTCGAGCACGATCCGTCGAACGTAAAGCGCGCGGTCGCCGATCTCGGCATTCACTATCCCGTCGCGATCGACAATGGCTACAAGATCTGGCAAGCGTTCGGCAACCAGTACTGGCCGGCGTTCTATATCGTCGATGCACAGGGCCGCATCCGTTATCACCACTTCGGCGAAGGCGGCTATGGCGAAGCGGAAAAAGTCATCCAGCAACTGCTCGCCGACTCGGGACACACGATGCAGGCAGGCGATCTGCCCGCCATCCACGGTTCGGGCGCGCAGGCGGCGGCGGATACGTCGGACGTCGAATCGGGCGAGACGTATGTCGGCTATCAACAGGCGCGCGGCTTTGCTTCGCCGCAAAACGTCCGTCCCGACGATGCCGCTTCGTACACGATCCCGTCGCAATTGCCGCTCAATAGCTGGGCGTTCGGCGGCAAGTGGATCGTCGGCGGCGAAGCGGCTGTGCTTGATCAGGCGAATGGGCGCATCGCGTATCGCTTCCATGCACGCGACCTGCACCTCGTGCTCGGACCGGCTGCGAACGGCAAGCCCGTGCGCTTTCGCGTGACGATCGACGGCGCCGCGCCCGGCGAGTCGCACGGCGCCGACGTCGCCGCCGACGGCAGCGGCGTCGTGACGAGCGCGCGGCTGTATCAACTCGTGCGCCAGCACGACGGCGTGCGCGACCGCACCTTCACGATCGAATTCCTCGATCCGGGCGTGCAGGCGTTCTCGTTCACGTTCGGCTGA
- a CDS encoding response regulator has product MDKPDHVLIVDEDRGVREFVAAYLEKNGMRVTLASSGRDMHAVLERDTPDVILLDLMLPGEDGLALCRWLRAGRHRAVPLMLLTEQCDEMDRIIGLEMGADDFLAKPFAVRELLARIRAVLRRTRMLPPGMLIAEASEMLGFGDWRLDTTARHLLDTDDAVVALSGAEYRLLRVFLDHPQRVLTRDQLLNLTQRRNAEPFDRSIDLLVSRLRQRLGDVARVPRYIKTLRNEGYVFSSTVKAVEEMRERQHA; this is encoded by the coding sequence ATGGACAAACCCGACCACGTGCTGATCGTCGACGAGGATCGCGGCGTACGCGAATTCGTCGCTGCCTATCTGGAGAAAAACGGCATGCGCGTCACGCTCGCGTCGAGCGGACGCGACATGCATGCCGTGCTCGAGCGCGACACGCCCGATGTGATCCTGCTCGACCTGATGCTGCCCGGCGAAGACGGTCTCGCGCTGTGCCGCTGGCTGCGCGCGGGCCGTCATCGCGCGGTGCCGCTCATGCTGCTCACGGAGCAATGCGACGAGATGGACCGCATCATCGGTCTGGAAATGGGCGCCGACGACTTCCTCGCGAAGCCGTTCGCCGTGCGCGAGCTGCTGGCGCGCATCCGTGCAGTGCTGCGCCGCACGCGCATGCTGCCGCCGGGCATGCTGATCGCGGAGGCATCGGAGATGCTCGGTTTCGGCGACTGGCGGCTCGATACGACGGCGCGTCATCTGCTCGACACCGACGACGCCGTGGTCGCGCTGAGCGGCGCCGAGTACCGGCTGCTGCGCGTGTTTCTCGATCATCCGCAACGCGTGCTGACGCGCGACCAGTTGCTCAACCTGACGCAGCGGCGCAATGCCGAACCGTTCGACCGTTCGATCGATCTGCTGGTCAGCCGGCTGCGTCAGCGGCTCGGCGACGTCGCCCGCGTCCCGCGCTACATCAAGACGCTGCGCAACGAAGGCTACGTGTTCTCGTCGACCGTCAAGGCCGTCGAGGAAATGCGCGAACGGCAGCACGCCTGA